A genomic stretch from Natronomonas gomsonensis includes:
- a CDS encoding pyridoxamine 5'-phosphate oxidase family protein — translation MKHVDYVYTVGMTDAELEEYLRIGEHGVLGLADGDDAYAVPLSYHYDGERLLLRVSGHDDDSEKRQFLETTGTTTFVVYEASTADSWSIQVRGPVREFESDVEEATLREWFPPFRLFDEAVEAVDFSLFELEMESVVGRRTVE, via the coding sequence ATGAAACACGTCGACTACGTGTACACCGTCGGGATGACCGACGCCGAACTCGAGGAGTACCTTCGAATCGGCGAACACGGGGTGTTGGGGTTGGCTGACGGCGACGACGCCTACGCGGTGCCGTTGAGCTACCACTACGACGGGGAGCGACTCCTGCTCAGAGTGAGTGGCCACGACGACGACAGCGAGAAACGGCAGTTCCTGGAGACGACGGGAACGACGACGTTCGTCGTCTACGAGGCCTCGACGGCCGATTCCTGGAGCATTCAGGTCCGCGGGCCCGTACGCGAGTTCGAAAGCGACGTCGAGGAGGCGACGCTCAGGGAGTGGTTCCCGCCGTTTCGGCTGTTCGACGAAGCCGTCGAGGCGGTCGATTTCAGCCTCTTCGAGTTGGAGATGGAGTCGGTCGTCGGGCGCCGAACGGTCGAGTGA